CATTCGCAGTTTCAAATCAACCAGATACGCCGCTTTTTTTCAAGCCCTCCATACACCACTTTCAGTTATAACTCCCAGGTTGATGGTCGCGTTGGCTGCGCCTTCGGATTGTCTTGTTATGATGTAATTGTTGATTCTCGTGCTTGTGATTTGGAGGGCTTTGAGCCCTTTAAATTCTTTTGTCAGATGATTAGCCAATTGCCTGGCTCGGGCGATGCTCTTTTTTTTGTTTATTTCGTAATCCTGGATATAAAGCCGAACAAGGTCTTCTAGCGTCGTCTTTTCGGCTTGAAGGGCGGGTAGCCTTCCATCGGCGATATCGCCCTCCCTCTTCTTTATTAGGGTAGAGGCAACCGATTTCAGGGCAGATCGGCTGGACTCCCGGAAGAGTTGGCCTCCCCGGTAATATTGTATCCACCAGTTTTTTCCTCGCTTATAGATTCTTCCCATGGGCTACCCTGATCGATCGGGTTCTGTCGCAAAGTTCGGATTGTCTTTACCAGCGGTTTCATAGTAGCATCCGTGGCATCAAACAAACAATGGTTTTGGAGCCCTCATGCTGAGTTTCAAAGGATGTCATTTTGAGAAAGAAATCATTTTGATATGCACCCGGTGGTATCTAGCTTATCCTTTGAGCTCCCGCCATGTCGAAGAGATGATGGAAGAACGTGGCGTCGATGTGGATCACTCAACCATCAACCGCTGGGTTTTAAAATTCACTCCTTTCATTGAGAAAGAATTTAGAAAGAAGAAGAGACCCGTTGGCCAGAGTTGGCGAATGGATGAGACCTATGTTTCCGTTAAGGGGGAATGGAAGTATCTTTACCGCGCGGTCGATAAAGAGGGCCTGACGATTGATTTTATCCTCACTGCAAAGAGAGACCGGAAGGCAGTGCGGAGGTTCCTAAACAAAGCGATAGAGTTCCAGAAAAAACCCTCTAAGATTAACATTGACAAAAGCGGAGCCAACAAAGCAGGGATCAGGATATATAATCAGGAGAACCGGAAACGGATCAAGATCAGACAGTGCAAATACCTGAATAATATTATCGAGCAAGACCACCGCTTCATCAAAAAGAAAATCCGACCCATGCTTGGATTCAAATCATTTCGAAGTGCCCGTATTACCTTGGGCGGCATTGAAACAATTCATATGATTCACAAGGGCCAGATGAAGCAATGGGCCGGACAACACCAGACCTTCGTCCAACAATTCTATTCCTTGGCAGCATAGGCAATACCGTTTTAGACACTTTTATATCTCTTTACAATATTTGCGACAGAACCTAAAATCGAGTGCAATCACGGCCAGGGGCGCTGCGAGCATTATGGACCAATCCAAGGTATTTAAGACACCCCACCCTTTTTCCCCTGCAACAATGGCTGTGCCGACGGCAGCAACGGGAAACAGTATTCGCACGGTTAAGGTGTTGATGACGACAATGCCAATGTTGGTCGACCAGCGTTTTGGCTTGGAGGTCGTCAGACGCCGTCTCGGGGTAATCGCCTCCCATAAAGCCATGAAGGTAAAAACGACTAAAAAAGAAGTCAGACGGATTGTGTTTTCATTTTCGATGATCATTTGATACAAACCCTACTCCTTGTAAGTCCTCTTTTTCAAACAGGCTATGCTTGGAGCTTTGGAGAGATCTAACAAACACCGTAAAATTTTCAAGTAATATTGTTATTTGAATCACATCCACAAGCCTAACCTTTCAAGTGGCAATCTGTAAAAAATAGGGGTTCCATTTTTGAGCAGTTAGTGTAGAAAATAGACCATTTCTCCCCGATCACAGTAGGATCGGCTTTGTCTTCCCGACTACTTTTTTTGCTTCGGTTCGTCCAGAATCGCCTCGCCTTCGATATTGATTTTTACGATATCTCCAACGATCAGGCCGCCGTTGTCCATGACCTTGGACCATTTGATTCCAAAATCTCTCCGGTCAATACGGGTCGTGCCGGTAAAGCCCACTCTGAAATTTCCCCAGGGGTCCTTTATTCTTCCGAGTATTTCCATGTCGAGTACGACCTCTTTGGTCACCCCATGTAGTGTTAAGTCGCCCAGTACCGTGAATTTTGGATCGGTTATCGAAACGATGCGCTTGTATTTGAAGACGATTTGAGGAAACTTCTCCACATCCAAAAAGTCAGCGCTCCTCAAATGTTTATCACGTTTTTTATGTTTTGTATAAATGCTCGAAGCATCAATGGTCACACGTCCGCTTATCATAGCCTTTTTGCTCTCATCAACTTCAAAAACCCCCTCGTACTTGAGAAATTCTCCCGTTACATTGGAGATCACAAGATGCTTGACGCGAAAACCAATCTGCCCGTGGTCCTTATCAAGCCGATATGTTTCTGTTTTTGCGGACACAATTGAGGTGAGTCCCATTAAAAGAAGGGTGAGGGCTAAGAGCAATCTTTTTGTGTTCATTTTTTCTCCTTATTCATGTGGGAGGACCTAAAAAAGTATGATGCATCGTTTCACCAGATTTGAGGTTCAGGGCGCATCGAGTTAAAAGTGATAAAATAATGAGACTTGCAGAAAGTCATCATCCCGTTGGGGGAAAAGTAGCTCATTAGGAGACTGTCGAGTAAAGATCAAACCTTCAATTTCTATCTTCCAATGGTCGGTGAGGCGTCGACTCGCTTCCAGACTGACGATTCGAGACAAACGGTCAAGGTCCTGGATCACTCCGAAGAGAAGTTCTGTACTCGCCATATCATTTATGGCGAGCCGAAACCCGGCCATGATGTCCTCTTCAAACGGTGTGGTAGCCGCTTCGCCCCTCGAATCATGAAGCCATTCTCCTATGATCCCAAGATCCATCTTACTTCTAAAAATCGCACTAACTGTGTATTCGAAACCGCCGGTCCAGGCATCAAAAGAATCACCTTGGCCGATCCGATGGATCATCTCAAGCTTCCAGAGCCATTCTTCCACAACCCATTGAAGATCTAGACCCATTTGGCCGATCTGTTCGTAGAATGGGATCAGGACGGGATTTCCGGAAGCATCCGTCCCTGGTATCAACGTTGGTTCTCGTCCAGTTCCCTGGAAATGGGAGAGGCCGACATCCCAATCCCCTAAGGTCCGACTGTAACGACCCGCAACATCAAGGTGGTGTTGTTTCGCCCCACTTTCATATCGTGTCTGGTTGGTCTCTACAACTAAGGGGGAACGAAGTCTCCCTTTAAGACCTGGAAATGTCCGCTCTCGGAAATACGGGAGGAGATAAAGATCAAGGGTTCCCCAGTCTCTTAAGATAGAAAGATTAATCATCAGTTGGCCAAGTTTTTCTTCTCCATCCGGGAGTTCCACGAGGTCGGTCTGGTTGATGATATCAACCAAGTGTTGCGACTCCGTGACCCCCCAGAAGACTTTTCGGATGCCAACCCCAAGCTCAAATACTTCCGGGTACCAGAGGACAAAGAGCTCTCTGATATCGACATGGCTCCGCTCCGAATCGGCGATATCGAGACGAAAAAATGGCGCAACCGTGAGGCTGCTTTCCTTCCATTCGTGGAAATACTCCGGCTGGGCAGCGATGGAACCTTGCTGTTTTCTTTGACCGGGATGGAGCGGATCGTTATAAAACAGCCGCCCCTCAATTGACACATAACCGGTCAACTCATTGGCCACCGCCTCTGGCATGGAGACAACGAAACCGGATAAAATGAGGGTGATGAAAAGACTTATTGGAAGCAGGGATCTCACCTGGCACGCTTCAGGCTGTTTTTGTTGAAATCCCGATCAGTCAGTCCGGTCTTAAATTTGTAATTCTTCCAGTTCAAGACCGTACCTTTTCCAGTCTGGTGATTAACCATCTGCATCCGGTCTGCCCGCCAGAACGTTCCAACGTATTGTTGATAGCCATGATAGGTTAAGGTTTTGAGGAGGTCATTTTTCCGGTCGTAGTAGTCAACCTTCAAAGGGCGATACTCCGCCTGATCAATCCAGACCACTTGGCGTGTATAACCGGAGTTAGGATCGACAGGATCTCTTTCAATCACGAATGTCAACTGTCCTTCATAGTCCTCGTCCCGAAGCCAACGGTAGGTGTATTTTTCGACCTCTTGACTCGTGATATCCTCATAGGCAAACTCGCTCCCCATGAAGGAGCCGGACTTGTTGGATGAACTGATTCGCTTGACGCGTTTCAGCGCAGGGAGAAAAAGCCATTGATCGTCATTTTTTACCTTGTGCGTAAAGCTAAGGAAGGCCGTCCCCTTTACGTCCCTTGGGTTGTCGAAAATGATGAGCGACTTGTCTCCATCTCCCTTGACCTCTAGGGTCCGGTTTCGAATAACACGCGTACTCGACTCTCCTTGTCGGTTTGTTAAGACCATTTTAAGCTGGGACGTAAAATCTCCAAATCCGTTGTCCCGGCGATCGGCCTCCACGGCGATAGCCAGACCCATTTCTTCAGGGGATTCAGAAAAAGCTGTTATTGGAAACAGTAACAATATGAACAAAAAAAGTATAAAATGTTTCATTTTTCACTCCTTTCTGTATAAATCCTGCTCGGCTACCGAATCAAGCATTGATGCGTGTTGGTTTCAGCCGATGACAAGAACTCCCCCTAAACGGTCCCTTCGGTGTCAGGTTCTTTCACAGGGCTTAGCGCTTTCTCCGGTTTATTCCTTTCCATGATCATCAACAATGGCGGCAGGAGTAAAAAGTCTGCCGCCAAGGCGAAGGCGATGGTGATGGCAGTTAGGAGTCCCATCTGGGAATTCATTAAAAACCCGGAAAAGGTAAGGACAGAAAACCCAGCGGCCAAGATGAGGGACGTGACCCATAGGGCGGTACCCACGTTGTGAAATGCGTAACGTACCGCGTCTTGACTATTCATTCCATGTTCCCGCTTTGCACGAATATATTTGCTCAGGAAGTGGACGGTATCGTCGACCACAATTCCGAGACTCATGCCGACCACAATCGACGTACCCATCCCGATCTCACCCACCATCAATCCCCAGAGACCAAAGGCCATCCCAGCCGGAACCAGGTTCGGAATGAGGCTCATGATACCGATCTTCATATCCCTAAGAGAGAAAATCAGAATCCCCGAGATGAGGACCAGGGCGAGTGCGGTCCCAAACATCATGTTATTGGTATTCCGTTCTGAAATGTGTGAGAACATAATCGTGGTGCTGGCTCCGGGCACCTGCATTGAAGGAATGGCATTTTCTCGGAGCCACTGCTGTGCCCTTTCCTCAAGTTCCAACATCTCATTGGTCGTTACGCTCTCCAGGGTTACGCTAAAACGGGTGGCCGACTTCCTGACGTTAATCTGGTTGTTCAGATCCAAACCATAGGGGAGTGACATCTCATACAGGAGAAGATACTGTGCAGACAGTTCCCGATTCTCTGGGATTTTATAATAGGAAGGATCATCACCATGCATATTTTTGTTGAGTCGCTTCATGATTTCGGTCAGTGTACTGACATGCAGCACTCTTGCTTGTTGCTTGTACCATTCCCCAAAAGCCTCCAGCGTCTTCAGGTATTCCGGATTACTGACCCCTCCCTCCTCTCCAGAATCGAGTGAATACTCAATCAGGTAGATCCCTGTAAGGTGATCAACAATGAAGTCGGTATCGGTCCGAAAGGCGTAGCGGTCGTCAAAATAGTTCACAAACTGATCATTAAAGCGATTTAAAGGGACGGAGCTGATAAAGAGGAGGGTGATGGCCAGCATCGCCCAGAAG
This genomic stretch from Candidatus Manganitrophaceae bacterium harbors:
- a CDS encoding IS6 family transposase encodes the protein MLSFKGCHFEKEIILICTRWYLAYPLSSRHVEEMMEERGVDVDHSTINRWVLKFTPFIEKEFRKKKRPVGQSWRMDETYVSVKGEWKYLYRAVDKEGLTIDFILTAKRDRKAVRRFLNKAIEFQKKPSKINIDKSGANKAGIRIYNQENRKRIKIRQCKYLNNIIEQDHRFIKKKIRPMLGFKSFRSARITLGGIETIHMIHKGQMKQWAGQHQTFVQQFYSLAA
- a CDS encoding polyisoprenoid-binding protein, with translation MNTKRLLLALTLLLMGLTSIVSAKTETYRLDKDHGQIGFRVKHLVISNVTGEFLKYEGVFEVDESKKAMISGRVTIDASSIYTKHKKRDKHLRSADFLDVEKFPQIVFKYKRIVSITDPKFTVLGDLTLHGVTKEVVLDMEILGRIKDPWGNFRVGFTGTTRIDRRDFGIKWSKVMDNGGLIVGDIVKINIEGEAILDEPKQKK
- a CDS encoding outer membrane lipoprotein-sorting protein: MKHFILFLFILLLFPITAFSESPEEMGLAIAVEADRRDNGFGDFTSQLKMVLTNRQGESSTRVIRNRTLEVKGDGDKSLIIFDNPRDVKGTAFLSFTHKVKNDDQWLFLPALKRVKRISSSNKSGSFMGSEFAYEDITSQEVEKYTYRWLRDEDYEGQLTFVIERDPVDPNSGYTRQVVWIDQAEYRPLKVDYYDRKNDLLKTLTYHGYQQYVGTFWRADRMQMVNHQTGKGTVLNWKNYKFKTGLTDRDFNKNSLKRAR